From Corynebacterium sp. BD556, the proteins below share one genomic window:
- a CDS encoding ABC transporter family substrate-binding protein — MIPRLTKSRTRRTAMVRRRFAALLASCALVASCAANPGPPPLVEEQPEETSTEATRPLAPSGGTRTQVQVGVDPLRNGLNPHLAADESEVVESIADLVLPSAFVDGKRNADVIEVATVLPTSPSEDVAMTVRYVIADEAQWSDGTPITGADFTYLWRGMSATPSVVDPSGYRAISNVRVSGPGGKVVDVDFRALVAEWRVLFSHLLPAHLFSPDAADFATALSDDIPASAGRFMVVNVDRGRSTITLNRNDRFWGANPAKLDILTLVGVQDTTQIAGQLRVGQLSFVDMVPQETTSTVVGLVPGVQTQLYDAPRDLGITLSTTSPLLGTVEAREELRSLIDVALLARVAARRSTDVTIAPHRPASAAAPATLAAASHEIRPLRVGVDPADPHAAAAARSLVDLLASRGVSAQVITTDFYRISAQDLPAGELDMVVNWRVRRGASPAIAGELYCQPDTYRAGNLSGLCTPETEELAERILTGEIPGGKAREEADAALEANVVWVALLTEKRLRALTDGIVGPHPMLTAWPGGVSTAATWRSAIIPDRKGREVK, encoded by the coding sequence ATGATTCCCCGATTGACAAAGTCGCGCACCCGCCGCACCGCTATGGTGCGTCGGCGTTTCGCGGCTTTGCTTGCTTCCTGCGCTCTAGTTGCCTCGTGTGCGGCTAATCCCGGGCCTCCACCTTTGGTGGAGGAGCAGCCGGAGGAAACCTCCACCGAGGCCACGCGGCCACTTGCTCCTTCCGGCGGCACCCGCACCCAGGTGCAGGTGGGTGTGGATCCGTTGCGCAACGGGCTCAACCCGCACTTGGCCGCCGATGAGTCGGAGGTCGTGGAGTCTATCGCCGATCTCGTGCTTCCCAGCGCTTTCGTGGATGGCAAGCGTAATGCCGACGTGATCGAGGTGGCCACGGTTCTTCCCACCTCACCGTCGGAGGACGTTGCGATGACAGTGCGTTATGTCATCGCGGATGAAGCGCAGTGGTCTGACGGCACCCCGATTACGGGGGCGGATTTCACCTATCTGTGGCGCGGTATGTCGGCCACCCCTTCTGTGGTGGATCCTTCCGGTTACCGTGCGATAAGCAACGTGCGTGTCTCCGGTCCCGGGGGCAAGGTTGTCGACGTGGACTTTCGGGCCTTGGTCGCCGAGTGGCGCGTGTTGTTTTCCCACCTTCTTCCGGCACACCTTTTTAGCCCGGACGCAGCCGATTTCGCCACGGCTCTCAGCGATGACATTCCGGCCTCGGCAGGTCGGTTCATGGTGGTCAACGTCGATCGCGGCCGCAGCACGATCACTTTGAACCGCAACGACCGTTTTTGGGGCGCTAACCCGGCCAAGCTAGACATTTTGACCCTTGTTGGGGTTCAAGACACTACCCAGATCGCGGGGCAGTTGCGTGTGGGCCAGCTTTCCTTCGTCGATATGGTGCCACAGGAGACTACCTCGACTGTGGTCGGTCTGGTGCCGGGTGTGCAAACGCAGCTTTACGACGCCCCCCGCGACCTTGGCATCACTTTGTCCACTACCTCACCGCTGCTGGGCACCGTCGAGGCGCGCGAGGAGCTGCGCTCGCTTATCGACGTCGCCTTGCTCGCCCGCGTTGCCGCGCGCCGCAGCACTGATGTGACTATCGCGCCTCACCGTCCGGCGAGTGCTGCGGCCCCGGCAACACTCGCCGCCGCCTCCCATGAGATTCGGCCCCTGCGCGTCGGCGTCGATCCGGCCGACCCGCACGCTGCTGCGGCGGCGCGCTCATTGGTGGATCTGCTTGCTTCACGCGGCGTGTCCGCGCAGGTAATTACCACCGATTTTTACCGTATTAGCGCTCAAGATTTGCCCGCTGGCGAGCTCGACATGGTGGTGAACTGGCGGGTGCGCCGCGGTGCGTCACCTGCGATCGCCGGCGAATTGTACTGCCAGCCAGACACCTACCGCGCCGGGAACCTCTCCGGTTTGTGTACCCCGGAGACAGAAGAACTCGCGGAGCGGATCCTCACTGGTGAGATACCGGGGGGCAAAGCGCGTGAGGAAGCTGATGCCGCCTTGGAAGCGAACGTGGTGTGGGTGGCGCTGTTGACTGAGAAGCGTCTGCGCGCTTTGACAGACGGTATCGTTGGCCCCCACCCCATGTTGACCGCGTGGCCTGGGGGAGTGTCTACGGCGGCGACTTGGCGCAGTGCCATCATCCCCGACAGGAAAGGACGCGAAGTGAAATGA
- the typA gene encoding translational GTPase TypA codes for MSHPEFRNVAIVAHVDHGKTTLVNAMLEQSGVFSDHGEHGDRVMDSGELESERGITILAKNTAIRRAGQGKDGRDLVINVIDTPGHADFGGEVERGLSMVDGVVLLIDASEGPLPQTRFVLGKALEAKKPVIICVNKTDRPDARIDAVVEEAQDLLLELGASLEDPEAAEAAENLLELPVLYTSGRAGRASLENPGDGELPDNEDLQALFDVIYEVLPEPSADIDAPFQAQVTNLDSSSFLGRIALIRVYRGAVKKGDNVAWVHYDAEGEQHVKNVKIAELLVTQGLDRVPATGEVIAGDIAAVSGIDEIMIGDTLTHPDNVEPLPRITVDDPAISMTIGVNTSPMAGRNGGDKLTARMIKARLDQELIGNVSIKVLPTERPDAWEVQGRGEMALTVLIETMRREGFELTVGKPQVVTKEIDGKTYEPFDHMVIDVPSEHQGAVTQLLANRKGQMTAMSNAGSGDWVRMEFDVPSRGLIGFRTTFLTETRGAGIANSYSIEHRLWAGEIKGRPTGSLVADRSGQVTAYALQQLSDRGEFFVEPGAETYEGMVVGANSRDEDMDVNITKEKKLTNMRAASADTTVTLSKARTLSLDEAIEFCDEDECVEVAPEAMRVRKIILNSTERGRARSRQKQKNK; via the coding sequence GTGTCGCATCCTGAATTTCGCAACGTGGCCATTGTGGCGCACGTTGACCACGGAAAAACCACCCTCGTCAACGCCATGCTGGAGCAGTCAGGTGTGTTCAGCGACCACGGCGAACACGGTGACCGTGTCATGGACTCCGGCGAGCTTGAATCCGAACGCGGCATCACCATCCTTGCCAAAAACACCGCCATCCGCCGCGCTGGCCAGGGCAAGGACGGCCGCGATCTAGTCATCAACGTCATCGACACCCCCGGCCACGCCGACTTCGGCGGCGAGGTCGAGCGCGGTCTGTCCATGGTCGACGGCGTCGTGCTGCTTATCGACGCTTCCGAAGGCCCCCTTCCCCAAACCCGCTTTGTCCTGGGCAAAGCCCTCGAGGCGAAAAAGCCCGTCATCATCTGCGTGAACAAGACCGACCGTCCCGATGCCCGCATCGACGCTGTCGTCGAAGAAGCTCAAGACTTGCTTTTGGAGCTCGGCGCCAGCCTGGAAGACCCGGAGGCTGCGGAGGCCGCGGAGAACCTGTTGGAGCTGCCGGTGCTCTACACCTCCGGTCGCGCTGGCCGCGCCTCCCTGGAAAACCCCGGCGACGGCGAGCTGCCAGACAACGAGGACCTGCAGGCGCTGTTCGATGTCATCTATGAGGTTTTGCCCGAGCCTTCCGCCGACATCGATGCGCCTTTCCAGGCGCAGGTGACCAACCTGGACTCCTCGTCCTTCCTTGGTCGCATCGCGTTGATTCGCGTCTACCGCGGTGCGGTGAAAAAGGGTGACAATGTCGCTTGGGTGCATTACGACGCCGAGGGCGAGCAGCACGTCAAAAACGTCAAGATTGCCGAATTGCTTGTCACGCAGGGCCTTGACCGCGTACCGGCCACAGGTGAGGTCATCGCCGGCGATATCGCAGCAGTCTCCGGTATCGACGAAATTATGATCGGCGATACCCTCACTCACCCGGACAATGTGGAGCCGCTGCCGCGCATTACGGTCGATGACCCGGCAATTTCCATGACTATCGGCGTCAACACTTCCCCGATGGCTGGCCGCAACGGCGGAGACAAACTCACCGCCCGCATGATTAAGGCCCGCTTGGACCAGGAGTTAATCGGCAACGTGTCAATCAAGGTTCTGCCGACCGAGCGCCCCGATGCCTGGGAGGTGCAGGGGCGCGGCGAGATGGCGCTGACCGTCTTGATTGAGACGATGCGCCGTGAGGGCTTCGAACTGACCGTGGGCAAACCCCAGGTGGTGACCAAGGAGATCGACGGGAAAACTTACGAGCCTTTTGATCACATGGTCATCGACGTGCCTTCCGAACACCAAGGTGCTGTCACGCAACTGCTGGCCAACCGCAAGGGTCAAATGACCGCGATGAGCAACGCTGGCTCTGGAGACTGGGTGCGGATGGAATTTGATGTGCCCTCCCGCGGCCTGATCGGTTTCCGCACAACCTTCCTCACCGAAACCCGTGGCGCGGGAATTGCCAACTCCTACTCAATTGAGCACCGTTTATGGGCCGGCGAAATCAAGGGCCGTCCAACAGGCTCGTTGGTGGCCGACCGCTCCGGCCAAGTCACCGCTTATGCGCTGCAGCAGTTGTCTGATCGCGGCGAGTTCTTCGTCGAGCCAGGCGCAGAGACTTACGAGGGCATGGTCGTCGGAGCTAACAGCCGTGACGAGGACATGGATGTCAACATCACTAAGGAAAAGAAGCTGACCAACATGCGTGCAGCTTCGGCTGACACCACGGTTACTTTGTCGAAGGCCCGCACGCTGTCTCTCGATGAAGCCATCGAGTTCTGCGACGAAGATGAGTGTGTCGAGGTCGCCCCCGAGGCAATGCGTGTGCGCAAAATCATCCTCAACTCCACGGAACGTGGCCGGGCCCGCTCTCGGCAGAAGCAGAAGAATAAGTAA
- the dapC gene encoding succinyldiaminopimelate transaminase: protein MSASFNRTPLGQQLPDFPWDTIADIKAKAAQHPDGLIDLSVGTPVDAVDPSIQLALAENGSAPGYPQTAGTPELRSAIVTALERRYNAAGLSEQCVLPVVGTKEAIAWLPTTLGVRGSEATVVIPEVAYPTYEVGAMIAGAEVVRSDEPVEGANLVFLNSPSNPTGRVRTIDEMRRWVEFARETGAIIASDECYMGLHWSAQPVSILDPRVTDGDNTNLLCLQSLSKTSNLASYRAGFIAGDEDLIQELLLARKHAGLMVPGPVQHAMVAALAADTHEQLQRLTYANRRAVMLKALLAAGFAIDDSEAGLYLWARREETNTSREIMLWLAERGILAAPGDFYGPAGEGYVRIALTATDAHIAAAAERLAV, encoded by the coding sequence ATGTCGGCAAGTTTTAACCGGACGCCGCTGGGGCAGCAGCTACCCGATTTTCCGTGGGACACCATCGCGGATATCAAGGCCAAGGCCGCGCAGCACCCCGACGGTCTGATCGACCTGTCGGTGGGCACACCTGTCGATGCTGTTGACCCGTCAATTCAACTCGCCCTCGCTGAAAACGGTTCGGCGCCCGGCTACCCGCAGACCGCAGGAACGCCCGAGCTTCGCAGCGCCATCGTGACCGCCCTCGAGCGCCGCTACAACGCGGCGGGCCTCAGCGAGCAATGCGTGCTGCCAGTGGTGGGCACCAAGGAAGCAATCGCTTGGTTGCCCACCACCTTGGGCGTGCGGGGCAGCGAAGCCACCGTGGTGATTCCTGAGGTGGCGTACCCGACATACGAGGTCGGCGCCATGATCGCCGGGGCGGAAGTGGTACGCTCCGACGAACCCGTCGAAGGCGCAAACCTTGTTTTTCTAAACTCGCCGTCGAACCCGACCGGGCGGGTGCGCACCATCGATGAGATGCGTCGCTGGGTTGAGTTTGCGCGCGAGACGGGCGCGATCATCGCCTCCGACGAGTGCTACATGGGGCTACACTGGTCAGCGCAGCCGGTATCCATTTTGGATCCGCGCGTGACCGATGGAGACAACACGAACCTGTTGTGCTTGCAGTCGCTGTCCAAAACGTCGAATTTGGCTTCGTACCGCGCAGGGTTCATCGCCGGCGACGAAGATCTCATCCAAGAGCTGCTTTTGGCCCGCAAACATGCCGGACTCATGGTCCCTGGCCCGGTGCAGCACGCTATGGTCGCCGCTTTAGCTGCAGACACGCACGAACAGCTCCAACGTCTTACCTACGCCAACCGCCGCGCCGTGATGCTTAAAGCACTGCTTGCCGCCGGCTTTGCCATCGACGACTCTGAGGCCGGTTTGTATTTGTGGGCGCGGCGCGAGGAGACGAACACCTCCCGCGAAATCATGCTGTGGCTCGCTGAGCGCGGCATCCTCGCCGCCCCCGGAGACTTCTACGGCCCAGCAGGCGAGGGGTACGTGCGCATTGCTCTGACAGCCACCGACGCACACATCGCAGCCGCCGCCGAGCGGCTAGCTGTTTAG
- the mshB gene encoding N-acetyl-1-D-myo-inositol-2-amino-2-deoxy-alpha-D-glucopyranoside deacetylase, producing the protein MTRQSDLSGYRVVAVHAHPDDEAISTGGALADMARRGADVLVVTCTLGEEGEVIGQRYQQLVVDQADQLGGYRISELARSLEILGVRGVFLGGAGHYRDSGMAGSTASANPRAFVNGGQESVDELVSIFEAERPHLVITYDPHGGYGHPDHIRAHEIAHLAAEKTGVPRLVWAARLRSELEGNLPPVAPEGWSMPAPGELDAVDATDTFVALDDEAYSAKVEAMRAHATQVIIGGGDPTTYALSNLITQVITRREHYRSGAGQPLRPGAGLLDGIAL; encoded by the coding sequence ATGACGCGGCAAAGCGATTTAAGCGGCTACCGGGTCGTGGCTGTCCACGCCCACCCCGACGACGAGGCGATCTCGACGGGAGGCGCCTTGGCGGACATGGCGCGTCGAGGGGCCGATGTCCTCGTGGTTACCTGCACCCTTGGTGAGGAAGGTGAGGTAATTGGGCAGCGCTACCAGCAACTCGTGGTGGATCAGGCCGATCAGCTCGGCGGTTACCGGATCAGTGAGCTCGCCCGCTCCCTCGAAATACTTGGGGTGCGGGGTGTTTTCCTGGGCGGGGCGGGCCACTACCGCGACAGCGGCATGGCCGGTTCCACCGCCAGTGCGAACCCGCGAGCTTTCGTCAACGGGGGCCAGGAAAGCGTCGATGAGCTTGTGAGCATCTTTGAAGCCGAACGCCCGCACCTGGTGATCACCTATGACCCTCACGGTGGTTATGGGCACCCCGATCACATCCGGGCGCATGAGATCGCGCATCTGGCTGCCGAGAAAACTGGCGTGCCGCGCCTGGTGTGGGCGGCGCGGCTGCGCAGCGAGCTTGAAGGCAACCTGCCTCCTGTCGCGCCTGAAGGTTGGAGCATGCCTGCCCCGGGAGAACTCGATGCTGTCGACGCGACCGACACTTTCGTCGCACTCGACGATGAAGCCTACAGCGCTAAGGTTGAGGCCATGCGGGCGCACGCGACCCAAGTCATCATTGGTGGGGGCGATCCCACCACTTATGCCTTGTCGAACCTGATTACGCAGGTAATTACGCGACGTGAGCACTACCGCAGCGGGGCAGGGCAACCGCTTCGCCCGGGCGCGGGGCTTTTGGACGGGATCGCTTTATGA
- a CDS encoding GtrA family protein, translating to MVGLQQLAAPSLSARIFIGFREFIKFGIVGGSGVVVNLLVFLLVKKLLDYSFSLHEADVFFNLLNTRFNVRWYHVMATVAFLLANVWNYQLNRSWTFRRIPQKPWLKGFLPFLATGLAAFVVSLVFLTLFMNETSPLSLPEHIFDGSTGLRTKSYWAQLLSTLIAMPVNFLVNKFWAFSKPKVPPLETRQQ from the coding sequence GTGGTGGGGCTGCAGCAGCTTGCCGCTCCCTCCCTTTCCGCGAGGATTTTCATCGGATTCCGTGAGTTCATCAAGTTCGGCATCGTTGGCGGCTCCGGGGTCGTGGTCAATCTCCTGGTGTTTTTGTTGGTGAAGAAACTGCTCGACTACAGTTTCTCCCTCCACGAAGCGGACGTGTTTTTTAACCTTTTGAACACCCGCTTCAACGTGAGGTGGTACCACGTCATGGCCACGGTCGCCTTTTTGCTGGCGAACGTGTGGAACTACCAACTCAACCGCTCCTGGACTTTCCGCCGGATTCCGCAGAAACCTTGGTTGAAGGGTTTTCTCCCCTTCCTCGCCACAGGCTTAGCTGCCTTCGTCGTTTCGTTGGTTTTCCTCACTCTATTTATGAACGAGACTTCTCCGCTTTCTTTGCCGGAGCATATCTTCGATGGTTCGACGGGGCTTCGCACCAAGTCTTATTGGGCGCAGCTTTTGTCCACGCTCATCGCTATGCCGGTGAACTTTTTGGTGAACAAGTTTTGGGCCTTTTCCAAACCGAAGGTCCCACCCCTGGAAACACGCCAGCAATAA
- the fdxA gene encoding ferredoxin, with amino-acid sequence MTYVIAQPCVDVLDRSCVEECPVDCIYEGKRMLYIHPDECVDCGACEPACPVEAIFYEDDTPDEWSEYYDANVGFFDDLGSPGGAAKTGPLDFDHPFVAALPPQNQD; translated from the coding sequence ATGACTTACGTGATTGCCCAACCCTGCGTGGACGTACTGGACCGAAGCTGTGTAGAGGAATGTCCGGTCGACTGCATCTACGAGGGCAAGCGCATGCTCTACATCCACCCCGACGAGTGTGTGGACTGCGGTGCCTGCGAGCCCGCCTGCCCCGTGGAGGCTATCTTTTACGAAGACGACACGCCCGACGAGTGGAGTGAATACTACGACGCGAACGTCGGCTTTTTCGATGATCTTGGCTCCCCGGGCGGGGCCGCTAAGACCGGCCCGCTCGACTTTGACCACCCATTTGTCGCTGCATTGCCGCCGCAGAACCAAGACTAG
- the dapD gene encoding 2,3,4,5-tetrahydropyridine-2,6-dicarboxylate N-succinyltransferase: MTTAIARGIATVTHDGTVLDVWFPAPKLGEPVSANGTNRLEEADSRFAHLVGPDEDRGVARVAVETSIADLDQPAIDAYDVYLRLHLLSHRLIKPHDANMDGVFGLLANVVWTNYGPCAVSDFQMTRSKLAAKGPVVVFSVDKFPRMVDYVVPSGVRIGDADRIRLGAYLAEGTTVMHEGFVNFNAGTLGSSMVEGRISAGVTVGDGTDIGGGASIMGTLSGGGKETISLGKRCLLGANSGIGISLGDDSIVEAGLYVTAGTKVTLTPEVAAVLGKTPGAEIKAVELSGVNGLQYRRNSLTGAVEVVAAKGIELNEALHKN; encoded by the coding sequence GGGGGAGCCGGTCAGCGCCAACGGAACTAATCGTTTGGAGGAGGCTGATTCCCGCTTTGCGCACCTTGTCGGCCCCGACGAGGACCGTGGCGTCGCCCGGGTCGCAGTTGAGACATCGATCGCGGATTTGGATCAGCCGGCGATCGACGCCTACGACGTCTACTTGCGCCTGCACCTTTTGTCCCACCGGTTGATTAAGCCGCACGACGCCAACATGGACGGCGTGTTCGGACTTTTGGCCAACGTGGTGTGGACCAATTACGGCCCGTGTGCTGTTTCTGATTTCCAGATGACCCGCAGCAAGCTTGCCGCCAAGGGCCCGGTCGTGGTCTTTTCGGTGGATAAGTTTCCCCGGATGGTCGACTATGTTGTGCCCTCCGGTGTGCGCATTGGTGACGCTGACCGCATCCGCCTCGGCGCCTACCTTGCTGAGGGCACGACCGTCATGCACGAAGGTTTCGTCAATTTCAACGCGGGCACCTTGGGCTCCAGCATGGTCGAAGGTCGCATTTCCGCCGGTGTCACCGTGGGAGACGGTACGGACATCGGCGGCGGCGCCTCAATCATGGGCACTCTCTCCGGTGGCGGTAAGGAGACTATCTCCTTGGGCAAACGCTGCCTCCTCGGCGCCAACTCAGGCATCGGCATTTCGCTTGGCGACGACTCCATTGTCGAGGCCGGCCTCTACGTCACTGCCGGCACCAAAGTCACCCTTACCCCCGAAGTCGCCGCTGTTTTAGGGAAAACACCCGGCGCTGAGATCAAAGCTGTTGAACTCTCCGGCGTCAATGGCTTGCAGTACCGCCGCAACTCTCTCACTGGCGCGGTGGAAGTCGTCGCCGCCAAGGGCATTGAGCTCAACGAGGCTTTGCACAAAAACTAG